AAAGGCCGTGAGTTAGTTTCGCGACCTCCGAGACCtctgtttttttcttttttatctcTTTTCTCTTCCTACTTTGATATATTATACCATACCTCTTAACGGAAATATTatcataaaagtttaattgatattcgtaataaaatataaaatttatgaaaaaaaatcattttactttacaatccaaaaataaaataaatttctctctctctctctatacatctgtatgtatatatagagcgagaaagagagagaaagagaaaaagaaatatgtagaaatatatttttattttatttttatatatataataatatttacaacttATAactaagaagaaaaaaatcttctatttataacaataaatatccaggggaaataaaattttttctcctgTTCTACCTTCTCtcaaaataagaaataaaagcGAGCTCATCGTTGATATCCAGGATGTTCTTCTTGATGCTGATGCGAATCTGCTGGTACCCAAACTTTCTCCCATACAGGTTTCCAGACTTTCTTCCATGTTGGCACCTGCACATTCTTCCATACGGGTACATTCTTACTCTTCCACTCATCTTTCCATACCTTGACATTTTGTGGTATCCACACCTGTTTTTTTGACGGTACCCATACCTTTACATCTTCACTTTTCCAGGTAAGTTTCTTATCAGTTTGCCAAATTTGTTTCTTTTCagttttccaaacttttttccATTCAGCTTTCCATTCCATTTTTTTCTGAGATTCCCAAGCTTGCTTTTTTTCCGTTCTCCATACTTTTTTCCAAATTGGTTTccaaataagttttttttgggGAGCAGATTGAATTGGAGCATCATAGTGATATCCATTTCCAGAATCATGAGAAGGAACTCCATAACTTGATGCTGGAGTACCATAACTTTGGGCTGGAGGACCGTAACTTTGTGCTGGAGGGCCATAACTTTGAGCTGGAGGACCGTAACTTTGTGTTGGAGAACTGTGGCTTGAAATCGATGGTTCGTAGCTTTGAACCGTATTCTCATGAGTTTCAACCCATTCAGGTATCCAAATTTGTTTCCAATCGGCTACTTGAACTTCTTTCCATACTGGCACTTGAACAACATTCCAAACTGGCttccatatttttttccaGTCTGGAACTTGAACTTCTTTCCAAGCGGGAATTTGTATATTCTCCCAAACAGgcttttgaacttttttccaAGCTTCGACTTTAACTTCTTTCCATACTGGGACTTTAATTTCTTTCCAGGCAggtactttaatttttttccattcctGCTTCcactctaatttttttttagttagcCAGACTTGTTTCCATTCTTCTTTCCATGTCagcttttttttccattcaccAGCCGGAGCTGAAGGTGCTGAGGATTCATACGAAAGTTCTGGGGGTCCATAGGAAGATGCTGGTGGTTCATATGAAGGTGCTGGTGGCCCATAGGAAGGTGCTGGTGGTTCATATGAAGGTGCTGGTGGTCCATATGAAGGTGCAGGCGGTCCGTATGAAGGTGCAGGTGGTCCGTATGAAGGTGCAGGTGGTCTGTATGAAGGTTCTGGTGGCCCATATGAAGGTGCTGGAGGGCCATACGACGATGGTGGAGAATTATACGACGAtgatggtggtggtggtggtggtggtggaggTCCGTAATCTAATGAAGGTGCTctagaagtaaaaaaaaataacacatattagttgagtacaatttttaattgatgtaCGAAATATTAATGGTTTAATTACTGACTCTCTTTTACCGATCGGTTCAGCATTAATCGAGTATGCAAAAAGAAGAAGTAACTGCAACACTACCTGAAATCACCATAAATAATCCATCAagttttatactgaaaatagtTTCAATGActtatcttaattttttttcgattattttcaatagcttttttataaaaaaaatagtttctcgattcaaaaatctatttaagttatttgtttataatcagatacattattttcgtaagttcgaaaattttcgaaacaaaatatACTAGGAGTATAATTTTTGGTCGTAATGTTTAAGTTACGATAATGTTCCTTTGATATCggcaaattttttatctcgtaaatgaaattaaaaaataaaactcggATGTGtaataggaaaaaataaatcagaCACTTTCACAATTTAgaagaaatgaaataattttatctaaattagcggtaaattttcaaaattattgctataaaaaaacagcaattttattgtaacgttaagaattaatttttatcacagaCAAAAATCACCAACACCAACCTGCTTAGAATAACCCATCATCaaacttttattctttttttgttaatttttcaccggcatacaaaaatatatatgtatatacatgtatgtaatttttgtttatcaccAAAAAATGACGCGATCGCGTCTTACTGTGAAATCAGTGAATCCTCTTCTGGTAAATTTCGATGTCTTTGACGTAGCTTTTATACTAAGGAGGGACTAATCGTTTGAACATGCATGTTGGTTAAATCTAGGGAAGAGAGCGCCCATGGCTACGAGACACTCGCGGGCTAATTGATGGCACTTCTCTTTGGGTGAGGTAGGGGTACACAATACACGCCCGGCTGGGCCTGACCGGTAGAGACAAAAACGTTGAGCGAAACATAATAACATCATTAATGctatgacaaaaataattaaatcaatttattcaaGCCACTGTCAATGATAACTAATATATTTCCTTGCATTGTTGATTGAAATATAGTGCATTTCTGTAAATATGCAACTGAAAAAGTACTTCAATTTCAGGAAATTGAATAACAGAACTAAAGTTCAATGCAGTTTACagaattaaaaactaaattatcaCCATCTGCGCATGGAGAAAGTTGGATTCAGAGCATTAGCGACAAAGAAAGACTTACAACATGCAATTAAGGACTCATCTTATCATTCTTGCTTGAACTGCGGGTATGCAGCtaaagacaattaaaaaaaattatttaatagaaaataacaatcaaagcaaaaataatttaggaagaaatttactttttctcGATATAATTATGTTGGCTAGACggttatataatatattaaagcACTTTCTTATCGAACCGTAAATGAAGAGTTTAAGACAATAGTTgaataatttagatttttaaatttaggtatttttacaaatgtcaaagtttatatatatacatgtatataaatatatgtgtgtagACATAATTTGGCAAGAGGAGAAAGTTGAATTAGCTATTTAAACATTGAGCGAATAAAAACAGATTCCGTCaactcaattattaaaattattatcataagtGGGAAAAAAGTATGTAATGAATCTGAAGGTCGATCCGAAATATATTAAAGTATCTCCAAATACTTTCTCCATTCTTCACTGGATACACAAGCCATCTAAGTCTGTGCTGTTGTTATTGATTTGAATAGCTAGTTTATTAGCTGTTTGACTTAACAATttacatgaaaaattaaatgtgtagatagtatttgaaaaagaattttcgaaccaacaaaaaaaaacacacaAAATACATATTGCTAAATCAATTAATCCTGAACTCTTCTGCTTGTTAAAAAATACTGATTATATTAATTTGTGTGTacataaaatgtttaaatatatgaacataGTAGTGGTTACCCGCACGCTTCACTGGATGTAAGTTTCGGGCATCAAACGCTTTTTTTAACTATAAGTCTATAACTTAAAAGTTTAGTCAATGCTTTTGTACAAGAGCCTTGGAATAGATTTTTTGCACaagaattgaataattattgctaCGGATTTTTACTTCCGTAAGTTGCGCCAGAGTATcgcaataacttttgaacttcTCTCCTTCACACGGAGaagttatttttgttttaaatgctatggtgtcatagtaaagccggacTATATTGGCCACGCGGAAAAAAATGCATGAAATACTAATAGtgtaatttgtaaattaattagtgtAATCTGTACTTATAATATTTGTAGtctacatggaaaaaaaacaaatgtcGCTGCATGAGtttgttgctgcaacaggatatTCTTGTTACAGCTACATGACCAAGCATGTAGCTGTAACAGGAATGTCctgtaatatttaaaggtCTAGTCCtgtggctgcaacaggacTAGTCCTATTGCAGCCTCAGGAATAATCCTGTCGCAGCTAaaggaagaatttttttttagaaaaaatataaaataaaatggacgttcatttcaaaaataaacaaaacgtCACAGGGTAAAATAGTTATAAAGATTACCACTCGATAGCCGGTACCGATTTCAATCACCTTCGGCTCGGGCACCAATCTTCACACCTCGCGTCTTAAACACGAtcgcactcgatagataaacttCTATTGTAgtggttaattttattttttacattcttGCGTAACATTTTCTATCAatctgtttttattatttataatgccAGCATAATAAAGAATTAGTAAGCTATACTTCTCGAGAAAAAAGAGAGAGTGGGAGAGAGAGAATATTATCTCCCAACAGAAGACTTGACTAGTTTAGTGACATGGTGTAGAATTAAGTCGGGATTCAAagttcatttcttttttccgccaaaaaattaagttcacTTCCCGTTGACATataagttcaaaaaattaatattttttaaacttcacttTTCGTTGATATTCAAAGCCCTGTAACTATTTTCTCATTCATTTGTCGTATATATGATATCAGAtactttttgtaggaaattcaatttcctacacaaGCATGctcgtcaaaatttgaaaaagaaaatttttgatgcaataagaatgaaaaataataaaaaaatctgtctatcggttgaccctgcgggccagccccataacttcccgctgttttcgagctccttgacctcgaaaacattgttgtgagtacattttcgagctcttcgagctcgaaaatactattgtatcccattcttttcgaaaaaaaccgtttttagcatttctttctcccacgatatctcacgaacgaatcgaccgatttcaatggttgaggcggcaatcgacgtgttttattgagttctagagctgattagattttgaagtcgatcgttcaagccgtttctgagaaatcaataaaaaactaaaaaaaaaaaaatttttttccgtaattcgccaatattttcaaatctacttgatcaaatgatctgaaattttcagaaaagttgagggctaacaagctctttcgattgccaccttaaccatctaaatcgattcattagttaaaaagttacaaagagtttacacacacacacacatacagacactcggacatcattctgaaaatagtcagaatagcttcctaggacctcaaaacgtcgacatctgatgaaaactcgactttcgaaaattggggtgaaaacaataacttcccaatttttcgaaaatcgtcgattttcttagcgggaagttaaaaaaaaatttaacactgagTAAACTAAATTTTCGTTGATTTTTCAAGCCCCATAACTTTTTCCCAGTTCGTTTGACGTACATAATGCATcagcacttttttgtagagaatttaattccctacaaaactATACCAggcggaatttaaaaaaaaatgtttttcatagtcttaataacgaataactaaaatgaataattttcgcgtgtattttaaatgggaaaggggaCTCCCTCCtttgtgatagctcaattttaaagatatctggctgaaattttgTGAGGATTCTTTTTATGATatgaagtaacttttgagtCCATAaggcgttaaaaaaaaaattattttttttttgggacaccctaataGAACATACATGCAGCTATAtaagaatctattggattttttaagctggtcatagtaaaatttccaatgaTTACAGAGTAGTTTGTTGTGCAATCGTTGTCTACTTTACTATgtacatagtaatttttccaaGTGTATTTTAGTTTCTGCAGATGGCCGATATGACTCGGCTTTACTATGCCACCATAacatttcaaacaagaataatttcttcGTCTATCTTTTTTTGCTACACAAATGAGTATATATGAATCCATTTGCTAAACTTAacattaaagtaaaaattgattcattcaattatttaatgtaagttaaaaattaattagctgGTATATTgttttgttataataaaataaaaaattttttctgtgttgaaattaaaataatttccagGCTTTGAACGTATCGAATGATTGCGCGGGCAGCTCTGACATGCGCATTGTAAATTCCAGTGTGGAGCCAgctgatatttataaaaaaacaaaacattgAATCAATGAGAAAATTGATAgatatatgaataattttcaaactgCAGCTCGTGGGAACCTAAAATTAGACTCTTTtatacatgattttttttttttttaatattattaccgTTTCTTTTATTCAACAACTGTAGTACGTTACATGTTTTTGTACAAATTTAGACTTGGGcctttttttcataaaaaaaaaaaaaaaaaaatatttgcgaCGCATTATTTTGTTGGATTTTTCCAGTTGTCGTAGTTCCGGTAAATTTAGAAAAGTTATGTGAAAAAACTAGCTTGCCAAGAATTTTTGCCAGGTAAATAAACCTTTACTTTGACTGGAATAAACAAggattgaatgaaaaaatttaaataaagtggCTAGGAGGGACAGCGTTCGagacatttttcaaaaaattaagagtCTTATGACGGGGAGTTTTATAACGGGGTCGGACTgcactttaaatttaacagaaaTTTGAGGGGAAGTAGGCGTCAActcatagaaataaaatttttgcagTTAACGTGAGATTCCGGCGGCAAATTTCTGTCAAGCTAAAAAAATCGCTGTGATTACAAtcaattaatagaaattttatagaaatttatagaaatataaaattcagcTCAAAAAAGTACAGCTCAGTCTTAATGACAAGTGTAACAGTTTAaggttttttttcctttttggCTATCGCCCCGATCGGGCCACGCTCCAGTAACAGTTTAAAGTTTTAGactttgttttgttttatttcgaGCTTTCTGGTCCCGTCCTTTCCTACCCTACTACTCCTGGCGGATTTCGTTGTAAGTGCGATTGAGAAAAAGGCTAATAGCCACTTTGACTGCAAATTGTCGTCAACTTGAAAATTCAACTAGCCCGGGAACTATGGCTAATACTGGACGTTAAAttgaatgtaaaaattaaagagcATGATTTGCGCCCAACTTTCTGTCaatagataattataaatttcaggAATTCGAACGAGTTTAGGTAACAGAATTAAACCATTAGTTATTTGGACGTTTtgtcaattatattttgtcTTTATCagcaaaaatatgaataaacaATTAAGAACAAAATATTACATTCTGTCAATTTTTACTGCATGttgtagtaaaaaattaacaaatcttAAGTTGACGTATATTTGCCGTTAAATTGTGGGAGAGAATTtgctcaaaaatttgaaatttctcgaTCCAAAAGTTCCCATAGAATCTACTTAAATTGttcaaaaaccgcatagaaaccaatGCTATTTTATTAGATTCTATGTGGGTTTTGACCCATATTTGAGTGAAttcgattgaaatttttggatagggtcAACTCACCTGAAGCATATGAAGGCTAGAGGTATCTCTACCCTTCACTAAAACCTACGACCGGTATTTTTCTCTCTAATACCGGTTGTAGATTTTGGCAAGTTGAATTTTCAAGTTGACGACAATTTGCAGTCAAAGTGGCTATTCGGGACTATACGCATATCTACGTTACTATGTAGATGAGAAAATCACTCTGTAAAGTAAGATCgcaaaatacaaattttcatgttaaaagaaataaatctTATCTTTTTCTGATACTCAGCCATTTTTATGAACGAAGTTCTGGCAAGTGGCAAAAAAAAGCACTACTTAATTAAGTCACGTGACTAAAAATACCCAATCCATctacaaatataattttaatatttaatgaatgaaataaatattatcagcGTTTCTCTGAAttaaagacaattttttttattaagcaacaataaaaaatctgtctatcggttgaccctgcgggccagccctaaaacttcccgctgttttcgagttcCTTGAGCttaaaaacattgttgtgaataaattttcgaactcgaaaatacttttgtatgccattgttttcgaaaaaaaccgttttttagcatttatttctcgattttgatggttgaagcggcaatcggcgtgttttattgagttttagAACTGATCGGATTTTGGAGTCAATCGTTCGAGTCGTTTCTAAGAAATCagtaaaaaactaaaaaaaaaaaaaataatttttgttttcgtaattcaccaatattttcgaatctacttgatcaaatgatctgaaattttcaagaaagttgatggccaacaagctttttagattgccgccttaaccatccaaatcggtccattagttaaaaagttacaaagagtttacatacatatacacacaacacacacacacacacacacacacacacacacacacacacacatacatacatacgtacagacactcggacatcaatctgaaaatagtcagaatagcttcctgcgacctcaaaacgtcgacatctgatggaaactcgattttcgaaaatcggggtgaaaacaataacttaccgaatttttcaaaaatcgtcgattttcttagcgggaagtaaaaaatgtttataatttttattgaaaaactaCAACAGTCGGTAACAACAGTGAGCCAACTCCACAAGAAAACTTTACTGTCTCGGGTACATCAAACAGTGATAGAATTTGGTTATGTTAAATATAACAAGTAAAGTTGATTTCAActactaaaactttttttttaataatctttaataaaGTTATCACATCGAGCTTTTtgatcaattataaaattttacattgatattaaaatccTTATTATacattagtatttttaattaaaaaattatggtatTATGATGCATAATTACGTCCAAGTTGTACTTTTATTTGTGGTCTCGGAAGCTGTCACGAATTTACCAAGTaagttaatattattaaatagtaatgaTGATTAATATGTTAGTAAAGTATTTACACAGTCTtataaagaatatttattttgtatattcGTATATGGGAATGAAACTTTCAGTATctctcatttgtttttttttccttctgcTGGTTCCTCAGCTGGCCTAAGGGAGCGCTCTCGTACAGCCAATGATAATACTGCCTTTGAGTCTTGAATGCACTTGGCGCGATGTGTTCTTCGATTTAAACTGCGCGTTTTACATTTCTATTCGTCGTCTGTTATTATGTGAGTCAAGTTCACTGAGTCCTTAAGATATTTCACTCGCAAAACGACTGTTCTTAAAAATgtgatgaaattaaaatatgtgattaacaaaaatatctaataatgaatttaatgaacgaaaacgaaattttttcgCCGATTGTGAAACGAAATATTAACAATCAAAAAGtgcataattaattgattatgttAACATGCTGGAGGTTTATCAAGTATGAAAGAAACGCAAACTTTCCTGTACATCGCGAAAACGGttcttaccatttttttttaaaacttatacactgttgaatgaaaaaattagaatactTACGCGCGGAAATTCAAATGTGAGTTAGATAGGTTAATTTTAGAGCATAAATGTATTGGGGATTGAAAACTAGttcttataaataatgaacatttattcaatgatatcaagcgaaccaaaaaattattttttgatattaaatttaattgtcaaatAGTCAATAAAGTGGGTagtaaatatttgtattaggctattttattatcttccCTAGCGGATCGGAATTACGGTATCCAGCAGCATTACCGCAATTTAAGGTAAAAATGCGGTTATTTACCGCAATctgcggtaaattacggtatttcGCCGCATCTTGCCGTAACTTAACGCAATTGCGACAATTTACGACAAAATACCACAAATTGCGGTAAATTGCCGCATTTTTgctgtaaattacggtaattctgctggATACTGTAAATTGCAGTAATTACCATAATTCGCATCCACTAGGGTTGCAATATAcactgttagaagtatttatttgagccaaataaatatttgttaatagttaa
The DNA window shown above is from Microplitis mediator isolate UGA2020A chromosome 1, iyMicMedi2.1, whole genome shotgun sequence and carries:
- the LOC130669418 gene encoding uncharacterized protein LOC130669418 gives rise to the protein MMGYSKQVVLQLLLLFAYSINAEPIGKREAPSLDYGPPPPPPPPPSSSYNSPPSSYGPPAPSYGPPEPSYRPPAPSYGPPAPSYGPPAPSYGPPAPSYEPPAPSYGPPAPSYEPPASSYGPPELSYESSAPSAPAGEWKKKLTWKEEWKQVWLTKKKLEWKQEWKKIKVPAWKEIKVPVWKEVKVEAWKKVQKPVWENIQIPAWKEVQVPDWKKIWKPVWNVVQVPVWKEVQVADWKQIWIPEWVETHENTVQSYEPSISSHSSPTQSYGPPAQSYGPPAQSYGPPAQSYGTPASSYGVPSHDSGNGYHYDAPIQSAPQKKLIWKPIWKKVWRTEKKQAWESQKKMEWKAEWKKVWKTEKKQIWQTDKKLTWKSEDVKVWVPSKKQVWIPQNVKVWKDEWKSKNVPVWKNVQVPTWKKVWKPVWEKVWVPADSHQHQEEHPGYQR